In the Takifugu flavidus isolate HTHZ2018 chromosome 11, ASM371156v2, whole genome shotgun sequence genome, one interval contains:
- the dnaaf10 gene encoding dynein axonemal assembly factor 10 translates to MLFPDQAATMSTPLAKPQIITHIQKSLNYTVFDSKWIPCSARFICLGNFPRGTGVMQIYEVQRGEVQLIKEVEKPKPLKCGTFGATSLQQRHIATGDFDGNLSIWNLEMPGTPVYTVKAHKEIVNCIDGVGGLGMADGAPEIVTGSRDGTVKVWDPRQKDTPVANMEPVEGETKRDCWTVAFGHAFNDEERCVCAGYDNGDIKLFDLRNMRLRWETNIKNGVCCVEFDRKNINMNKLVATSLEGKFHTFDLRTQHPTKGFASVSEKAHKSTIWQVRHLPQNRDIFMTTGGAGNLHLWKYEYPAQRRKKDSDGVDVGVAGSLNLLQNVTLSTQPLNSLDWSPDKQGLCVCSGFDQCVRVLIVTKLNQV, encoded by the exons ATGCTTTTTCCCGACCAAGCAGCAACGATGTCAACGCCACTAGCAAAGCCGCAGATTATAACGCACATTCAAAAGAGTCTTAACTACACGGTGTTTGACAGTAAATGGATTCCCTGTAGCGCGAGGTTTATCTGCTTGGGGAACTTTCCCAGAGGAACAGGAGTAATGCAGATATATGAAGTGCAACGTGGAGAAGTTCAGCTTATCAAAGAG GTAGAGAAACCCAAGCCCTTAAAATGTGGTACATTTGGGGCCACCTCTCTCCAACAAAGACACATAGCAACTGGGGATTTTGATGGAAATCTCAGTATATG GAATCTAGAGATGCCTGGAACACCAGTGTATACTGTGAAGGCCCACAAAGAAATAGTGAATTGTATAGATGGTGTTGGTGGCCTGGGGATGGCTGACGGTGCACCTGAGATAGTCACTGGAAGCAGAGATG GGACAGTAAAGGTGTGGGATCCCAGACAAAAGGATACGCCTGTAGCCAACATGGAGCCAGTGGAAGGAGAAACTAAGAGGGACTGTTGGACAGTTGCATTTG GCCACGCCTTCAATGATGAGGAGCGCTGTGTGTGTGCCGGCTATGACAACGGAGACATCAAACTCTTTGATCTACGGAATATGCGTCTACGATGGGAAACTAACATCAAAAATGGC GTATGCTGTGTGGAGTttgacagaaaaaacatcaacatGAACAAGCTGGTAGCCACATCACTGGAAGGAAAATTCCACACCTTTGATTTGAGGACCCAGCACCCCACCAAAGGCTTCGCCTCAGTCTCTGAAAAG gcTCATAAATCAACCATCTGGCAAGTCAGACATCTGCCtcagaacagagacatttttaTGACCACAGGGGGGGCAGGAAACTTACACCTATGGAAATA TGAATATCCTGCCCAAAGGAGGAAGAAGGACTCGGACGGGGTCGACGTGGGCGTGGCCGGGTCTCTTAACCTCCTGCAGAACGTCACTCTGTCCACTCAGCCGCTCAACAGCCTGGACTGGAGCCCCGACAAAcaaggcttgtgtgtgtgctcggGCTTCGACCAGTGTGTCCGTGTGCTCATTGTCACCAAACTGAAccaggtgtga
- the pno1 gene encoding RNA-binding protein PNO1 yields the protein MDTDKISTTPAGETADIAHNTDSFTKVKSKKCQKRKREQDGADMDTEESVVSKRPQFPPISGDKLTGPDEMRKIPVPANRYTPLKENWTKIFTAIVENLQLQVRFNLKTRNVEIKTCKETQDVGALTKAADFIKAFVLGFQVEDALALMRLDELFLESFDITDVKPLKGDHLSRAIGRIAGKGGKTKFTIENVTKTRIVLADTKVHILGSFQNIKMARTAICNLILGSPPSKVYGNIRAVASRAAERF from the exons ATGGATACAGATAAAATTTCAACTACGCCAGCTGGCGAGACCGCGGACATTGCACACAACACGGATTCTTTCACAAAAGTAAAATCTAAGAAGTGTCAAAAACGAAAACGTGAACAAGATGGAGCAGACATGGACACAGAGGAGTCGGTGGTCAGCAAACGACCACAGTTTCCGCCGATTTCTGGCGACAAATTAACG GGGCCAGATGAGATGCGCAAAATCCCCGTCCCAGCTAACAGATATACCCCACTAAAGGAGAACTGGACTAAGATATTCACAGCAATTGTGGAAAATCTTCAGCTCCAAGTTCGGTTTAACCTGAAAACTAGGAATGTGGAGATCAAA ACTTGCAAAGAAACCCAGGATGTTGGTGCTCTCACTAAAGCTGCAGACTTTATAAAGGCATTTGTTTTAGGATTCCAGGTTGAA GATGCCTTAGCTCTTATGCGGTTAGATGAGCTTTTCCTGGAAAGTTTTGATATCACAGACG TTAAACCTCTAAAGGGAGATCACTTGTCCAGAGCCATAGGAAGAATCGCAGgcaagggaggaaaaacaaaattcacCATTGAAAATGTCACCAAGACTCGGATTGTACTTGCAGACAC AAAAGTTCATATTTTGGGGTCTTTCCAGAATATCAAGATGGCCAGGACAGCGATATGCAACCTAATTTTag GAAGTCCACCATCAAAGGTCTACGGCAACATCAGGGCAGTAGCTAGCCGGGCTGCAGAGAGATTCTGA
- the c1d gene encoding nuclear nucleic acid-binding protein C1D, which translates to MAAGHRNEDYPEEIDDQLTSFNSSVSSVKTMLEKLMSIPRNEEPQKLNPLDQAKLDLMSVYTLNSLFWMYLVTQGVNPREHGIKQELERIRLCMNRVKEITEKKKAARLDKGAAARFVRSALYEPEEKDDRRKSASKKKAEGKSDTPPSKLLKRR; encoded by the exons ATGGCAGCGGGGCATCGAAATGAGGACTACCCTGAAGAGATTGACGACCAGCTTACAAGCTTCAACTCTTCAGTTTCTTCTGTGAAGACCATGTTGGAGAAGTTAATGTCGATCCCCAGGAACGAGGAGCCGCAGAAG CTGAACCCTTTGGATCAAGCCAAGTTGGATCTGATGTCTGTCTACACCCTCAATTCCTTATTCTGGA TGTATTTGGTCACACAAGGAGTAAATCCTCGGGAACATGGAATCAAACAGGAATTG GAGAGGATAAGACTGTGCATGAACAGAGTAAAAGAGatcacagagaagaagaaagctgCTCGTCTGGACAAGGGAGCTGCTGCCCGATTCGTCAGGAGTGCTCTGTATGAACCGGAGGAGAAAGATGATAGAAGAAAATCTGCCTCTAAGAAGAAAGCAGAAGGAAAAAGCGACACGCCGCCATCCAAGCTTTTGAAACGCAGATga
- the LOC130533289 gene encoding calcineurin subunit B type 1 — protein sequence MGNEASYPLEMCSHFDADEIKRLGKRFKKLDLDNSGSLSVEEFMSLPELQQNPLVQRVIDIFDTDGNGEVDFKEFIEGVSQFSVKGDKEQKLRFAFRIYDMDKDGYISNGELFQVLKMMVGNNLKDTQLQQIVDKTIINADKDGDGRISFEEFCAVVGGLDIHKKMVVDV from the exons TTGATGCTGATGAGATTAAGAGGCTAGGGAAGAGGTTTAAGAAACTCGACCTAGATAATTCTGGCTCCCTCAGTGTGGAGGAGTTCATGTCGCTGCCAGAGCTCCAACAGAACCCGCTGGTGCAAAGGGTCATCGACATATTTGACACGGATGGGAATGGAGAAGTAGACTTTAAAG AGTTCATTGAGGGAGTCTCGCAATTCAGTGTCAAAGGAGACAAGGAACAGAAGCTTCGAT TTGCTTTCAGGATTTATGACATGGACAAAGACGGCTACATTTCCAACGGAGAGCTCTTCCAGGtgctgaagatgatggtgggcaacaacctgaaggacacGCAGCTTCAGCAGATCGTAGATAAGACTATTATTAATGCAGACAAGGACGGAGATGGCAGGATATCCTTCGAAGAGTTCTGTGCA GTGGTCGGTGGTCTTGATATACACAaaaagatggtggtggatgtgTGA